The sequence CAACCCCATCGGCGGCGCCCCGGGCATGATTCAGGACGGCGTGCTGGAGAATCCCCATGTGGACGCCCTCTTCGCCCTTCACGTCTGGCCGGGCTACGAAACGGGAAAAATCATCACCCGCCCCGGTCCTCTCATGGGAGCCTCCGACCGCATTTTTCTCACGGTGACGGGGAAGGCCTCCCACGGCTCCGCCCCCCATCAGGGTATCGACGCCGTGATGATCGCCGCGGAGGTGATCTGCGGGCTCCAGACCATCGTCTCCCGAACCGTGGGGCCGCTGGATTCCGCCGTCATTTCCATCGGCACGATCAAAGGCGGTTACCGCTACAACGTCATCGCGGACCGGGTGGAACTGGAGGGAACGGTGCGTACCCTTCTGCCCGCCATTCAGGAAAAACTGCCAGGCCTGATCGAGCGGACGGCGCAGGGCATCGCCCGCGCGCTGGGGGGCGACTGCGAGGTGAAATACGTGCGCGGCTATCCTCCAACGATGAACAATCCCGATCTGTTCCGGCAGGCTTCCGAAACGGTCCGGCAATCCCTGGGAGAGGGGCATTTCGTCTCTCTCGACTACCCCGACCTGGGCGGCGAGGATTTCTCGTTCTTCGCCCGGGAGCGTCCCTGCCTGATGGCATGGCTGGGCTGTCGACCCGCCTCGACTCCTCCTGCCGAAATGGCCGTTCTGCACAATGCCTGTTTCAACCCCGACGAGGCCTGCTTCCCCTTCGGCGTGCGCTTTTTGGCCTCCTGCGCCGTCGATTTCCTGAAAAAGAAATAATTAAGATAAAGAGAAAAAAATTGAATGAAACAAGGAGGGATAGAACGGCAGGAGATTCGGTCGTAGACGGTATTTTTCGCCATTGTGTTCTCGCGTTCGGGGAGAAAGCATTTCGGGGCGTTTCGCGTTTCATCGTGCGCTTCGACAGATATGCTTTCAGTGACAGCAACTACTAAACAGAGGTGAGATAATGAGCAGAGAAGTCGGTGCAGCTGAGAAAAAAGGCAAATTCGAAAGTTTCATCAAGTGGATCGAAATCATCGGGAATAAATTTCCCCATCCCTTTTGGCTGTTCGTTCTGTTGTCCCTGATAGTCATTTTTCTTTCGTACTGGCTGGCTCAGAAGGGCGTCTCGGTTACCTACATGGCGGCTAAGGCGGGAGAGGCTCCCACGGAAGCAAAAGCCGCTGTCGTCAACCTTCTGAACTACGACTCACTGCGGGCGTTCCTGGCCGGCTTTGTGAGAACCTACGTCAACTTCGCGCCGCTGGGCCTGGTGCTGACCATGATGCTTGGCATCGGCCTCGTAGAGCAGACGGGCATGATCTCCGCCCTGATGCGCAAGCTCATCCTTGGCGCGCCCAACTCGCTGGTGACGGCAGTTGTGGCCATCGTGGGAATCAACGCCAACCTGGCCTCCGACGCGGGAATCATCCTCACTCCCGTCATCGCGGCAGCCGTATTCAAGGCACTGGGACGCAATCCCTGGGTGGGCATCGCCGCGGGCTACGCGGCCGCCAGCGGAGGGTTCACCGCAAACCTTTTCGTGGCCGGAACGGACGCCCTGCTGGCGGGAATCACGAAATCCGCCATTGAAGGAGCAGCCAATATTCCTCCTGATGTCCCCGTCCATCCGCTCATCAACTGGTATTTCATGATCGCGGCTACCTTCGTTCTGACTTTCCTCACGGTCTACGTCACCGAGAAGTACACGGTCAAACTTCTGGGAGACACCACCGGAGCGACGGACGCTGAAGAACTCAAACAACACGCCGTGACGCCCGCCGAGAACCGTGGGCTTCTGCTGGCTTTTGTGGCGCTCGTTCTTTACGTCGGACTCATCGTCTGGCTGACGTACCCCCAAGGCTCCCTTTTCCGCAATCCGAAGGACGGGTCCATCGTTCCTTCCTCCCCGCTCCTCAGCAGCGTCATGCCCATCCTCTTCTTCCTCTTCTTCTTCGTGGGCATCGCCTACGGCCTGGGCTCCGGAACCATCCGAAAAAGCGAGGACATTCCCAAATTGATGGGCAAGGGAATTTCCGGCAGCATCGGTTTTATGGTCGTGGTGCTTCCGGCTTCTCTGTTCGTGGAGCTTTTCCGCATGAGCCGCTTTGACGTCATCCTCTCGGTGAGGGGCGCGGACTGGCTCAAGGCCATGAACCTGGGCGGCGTACCGCTGCTGCTGATGTTCATCGTGCTCGTGACGTTCCTGAACCTTTTCATGATGAGCGGTTCCGCCAAATGGCTGATTCTTGCTCCCATTTTCGTCCCCATGTTCGCTCAGGTGGGGTTCACCCCGGCTCTCACGCAGGTGGCCTACCGGGTGGGAGATTCCTGCACCAACATCATCACGCCTCTTTCCTACTACCTGCCTGTGGTGATCGGGCTTTTGGAACAGTACAAAAAGGAAGGCGATCCGGAGGTTGGGATCGGCACGGTCATTTCCATGGCCATGCCCTACACTCTGTTCTACATCGTGGGCTTCACGATTCTCCTGATCGCGTGGTATCTCCTGGGTCTGCCTCTGGGACCCGGCGTCTCCTCTTTGCTCGTCTGAATATGTTATAGTGTTGTACATGTACATAAAGCAGTTGGTTGTACCATAAGAGAGGAGTGTGTTTTATGCGCAAACTATTGACGGGAATGATGATTTGCCTTCTTGCGGCAGGCGCTTCCTACGGGGCCGACGATGTGATCAAAATCGGGTTCTTCAACTGTCTGACGGGGCAAAACGCCTTCGGCGGACAGCTGGAACTGGAGGGCGCGGAGCTGGCCCACGCGGAAATTCCTGAAGTGCTGGGCAAAAAGATCGAACTTATTGTGGTGGACAACAAATCGGACAAGGTCGAGGCGGCCAATGCGGTCACCCGCCTGATCGACAGGGACAAGGTCAATGCCATTATCGGAACCTATGGCTCCTCTCTGGCCATAGCGGGAGGTGAAGTCGCGGAGACCGCCGGAATTCCCGTGATGGGAACATCCTGCACCAATCCCCTCGTCACCCTGCATAAGAGGTTTTATTTCCGCGCCTGCTTCATTGATCCTTTCCAGGGTTCCGGCGCGGCCACCTACGCCATCCGGTCGCTGGGCTTCAAAAAAGCGGCGATTCTCACGGATGTGGCCAACGACTACAGCGTCGGCCTGAGCAGTTTCTTCAAACAGGCCTTCTCCAAACTGGGAGGTCAGGTCGTCTCTGAAATGAGGTATCAGTCGGGAGACCAGGACTTTACGGCGCAGCTCACCGAAATCATCTCCAAAAAACCGGACATCGTCTTTCTTCCCGCCTATTTCTCCGAGGGCGCCATCATCCTGAAGCAGGCGAAGGAACTGGGGGCCACGTTCCGGTTCATGGGCGGAGACGCCATGGACAACCCCGAGGTCGTCACCCTGGGAGGCGAGGCCGTGGAGGGCTTCATGCACACCACCTTCGCCTACGACCCCTCCATGAAGGACATGAACCCGGTGGCGCAGAATTTCACTGAAAAGTGGAAAAAGGCCCATCCCAACAAGGATCCCAATGTCAACGCCGCGCTGGGCTATGACGCCTACATTCTCATCGCAGACGCCATTCGTCGGGCGGGCAGTGCCGACCCGGCGCACATCCGCGACGCGCTGGAGCAGACGAAGGACGTTCCCACCGTCACGGGAATCACCACCATGAACGCCACCCATGACGCCGAAAAAGAGCTGGGAATCGTCGAAATCCGGAACGGTAAAAAACTGTTCATCGGAACCATCAAACCCGAAGTGTAGGTTTTTTACTCACTTTACTCACTGCACCGCGCAGCTTCACAAACTTCACAAAAAGCGGGGGAAAGCCTGGGCTTTTCCCCCTTTTTATAATACAGAATAATACGGAAAGGAGAATCAGTTTATTTGACTCTGAATATGTTCGTTCAGCATACCGTCAATGCGCTGGGACTGGGCTCACTTTACGGACTCATTGCCATTGGATACACCATGGTATACGGAATCCTGCGGCTCATCAACTTCGCCCACGGAGACATTTTCATGCTGGGCGCTTATTTTGTGTTCTTCACCACCATTCAGTTCAAACTCCCCTGGGAGCTGGGGGTGGCCATCGCCATTCTCGGAGCCACGATCTGCGGTCTGCTGGTGGATCGCATCGCTTATCGCCCCCTGCGAAGCGCCCCTCGTATCTCCGCGCTGATCAGCGCCATAGGCGTGTCGTTTTTCCTGGAGAACCTTGCCACCGTGGTCTTCACCGGAATGCCTCGCGCCGTGGTGCAGCCGCCCTGGCTCATGCGCCCCATCCTCCTGGGAGAGGTGCGACTCGTTCCTCTGGGAATCATGGTCCCCGTTATTTCCTTCGTTCTCGTGGCTCTCCTGCTCTGGATCGTCTACAAAACGAAGCCGGGTCTGGCTATGCGCTCCATCTCCTTTGACATCGAAACGACCCGTCTGATGGGAGTTTCCGTGGATAAAATCATCGCGCTGACTTTTGCCCTGGGTTCCGCGCTGGCCGCACTGGCCGGCATCATGTGGGCCCTGCGCTATCCGCGGGTGGAGCCCTTCATGGGGGTATTCCCGGGCTTCAAGGCCTTCATCGCGGCGGTATTCGGCGGAATCGGCTCCATACCCGGCGCGATGGTCGGCGGCGTGATTCTGGGATTCGTCGAGATCATGTCCATTGCCTTCTTCCCCACGCTTTCCGGCTACAAGGATGCCTTCGCCTTCATTCTCCTCATCATCATTCTTCTGGTCAGGCCCACAGGACTGATGGGCGAGAAGCTGGAGGAAAAAATATGAACAAAAAAACACGCAATTTCATCCTCAACGCCATCGCGCTGGCGGCTCTCGTCGCCTTCCTGGCCTGGGCTCCCGCAAATCTGGATCGCTACAGACTGCGGATCATCAACCTCATCGCCATCAACGCCATCCTGGGACTTTCCCTCAACCTGATCTACGGAATGACTGGCATGTTTTCCCTGGGGCACGCGGGGTTTATGGCCATCGGGGCCTATGTTTCCGCGCTTTTGATTCTGACGGCCGAGCAAAAGACTGCCATGTGGATTCTGGAGCCCATCATGCCCTGGCTTCTGCCCCTTCATACTCCCTTCATCGTTTCTCTGATCGCGGCCGGACTGGTGGCGGCCTTCTTCGGCCTGCTGATCGCCCTGCCCGTACTGAGGCTGGGGGGAGACTACCTGGGAATCGCCACTTTGGGATTCGCCGAAATTATCCGCATTCTGATCGTCAACCTGACCCCTGTGACCAACGGTTCTCTGGGGCTGAAAGGAATTCCCGCCCATACCGACCTGTGGATGAGTTACGGGTGCCTCTTCGTGGTCCTCATATTCATGATCCGCCTCATGAAAAGCAATTTCGGCAACGTCCTCCGCGCCGTTCGCGACGATGAAATCGCGGCTCGTACCATGGGAATCAACACCTTCCGGACCCGGGTGCTGGCCTTTACGATCGGATCCTTCGGAGGCGGGCTCGGCGGCGCGCTGATGGGAAATCTGATCACGGCTATCGATCCCAAAATGTTCATGATCACCCAGACCTACAGCCTGCTGATGATCGTGGTCGTGGGCGGGCTGGGCTCCATTACAGGCAGCATTATCGGCGCGGTTCTCATCACCACCATGCTGGAGTGGCTGAGAATTGTCGAAAATCCGCTCACTATCGGGTCTTTTCACATCCCTGGGATCCCCGGCATGCGCATGGTGATCTTCTCCGTGCTGCTGATTCTGGTCATCATCTTCCGACGGGAGGGCATCATGGGAACCCGGGAATTTTCCTGGGACTGGTTCTTCCCGAAAGAAAAGAACGATAAAAAAGGCAAACGAGAAATTTCCGCCAAAGAGGGAGGCGATGTCAGATGACCGATCGAAACGGAACGCCTTCGCCCCTTCTGCAAATCCGGGAACTGACCCTTCGCTTCGGAGGGCTCGTGGCGGTCAACAATCTGTCGATGACCGTGGCCGAGGGCAGTATCGCCGGGCTGATCGGCCCCAACGGCGCGGGAAAAACCACGGTGTTCAACGTCATCACCGGTTTCTACAGACCCACCGCAGGACGGGTCGAATTTGACGGACAGCTCCTCACCGGACTTCCGCCCCACAAAACCTGCGCGGCCGGTCTCTCCCGTACATTCCAGAATATTCGCCTTTTTCACAGCGAAACAGTGCTGCAGAACGTGATGATTGGAAGTTATGTCCGTCAAAAAGGAACCTGGTGGCAGAACATGGTCCCCTTCCTGTTCCCGGCGGCCGCTCAGGAAGAGAGAAAAATTCGCGAGAACGCCATGGAACTTCTGGAACACCTTGGTCTCGCCGAACAGGCCGACGCCATTGCCTCCTCCCTTCCCTACGGAGCCCAGAGGCGCCTGGAAATCGCCAGAGCTCTGGCCACACGGCCCAAACTGCTCCTTCTGGACGAGCCCGCGGCGGGAATGAATCCCCAGGAGTCCATGGAACTTTTGAGTTTCATCCGCAGACTTCGGGACGATTTCAACCTGACCATCCTGCTGATCGAACACGACATGAAGGTGGTTATGGGGGTCTGCGAGCACATCTGGGTCCTGGATCGGGGTCTGCTGATCGCCAACGGAACACCTTCGGAAATACGGGAGAATCCGCAGGTCATTGAGGCGTATCTCGGGCAGAACGCCCCGACCGGACAGTCCGGCGAAAACATCGCAGAGGAGGCCGCTCATGCTTGACATCAAAAATCTGAACATATGGTATGGCGGCATCCACGCCGTCAAGGGCATCGACATGACCATCGGAAAAGGCGACATCGTGACGCTGATCGGAGCCAACGGCGCGGGCAAGAGCAGCACCATTCGGGCCATCGCCGGTCTCGTGCGGGGCTATAAGGGAGACATCGCCTATACGAAGCCCGACGCCTCGAGCTCCATTTCCCTGAAGGGCCTTCAACCCGAGGAAATGGTCAAAATGGGAATTTCCCTGAGCCCCGAGGGACGCCGGATTCTCCCTCAGCTCACCGTCAGGGAAAACCTGCTGCTGGGGGCCTACAGCCGCAGCGACAAAGAGGGAATCGAAGAGGACATCGAACACGTGTACAGTCTTTTTCCGCGCCTGAAGGAGCGATACGCGCAGAAGGGAGGAACCCTCAGCGGCGGCGAGCAGCAAATGCTGGCCGTGGGACGCGCGCTCATGAGC comes from Synergistaceae bacterium and encodes:
- a CDS encoding amidohydrolase produces the protein MYRKIEELTKKYAEKVTEWRRQIHSHPELSTEEEKTADLVAKVLEDLGLDVRRNVGGHGVSALLKGRGTGGVVALRADMDALPMEETTGLPFASQNPGVMHACGHDTHTAMLLGAACVLSEIKSDIQGSVKFVFQPAEELNPIGGAPGMIQDGVLENPHVDALFALHVWPGYETGKIITRPGPLMGASDRIFLTVTGKASHGSAPHQGIDAVMIAAEVICGLQTIVSRTVGPLDSAVISIGTIKGGYRYNVIADRVELEGTVRTLLPAIQEKLPGLIERTAQGIARALGGDCEVKYVRGYPPTMNNPDLFRQASETVRQSLGEGHFVSLDYPDLGGEDFSFFARERPCLMAWLGCRPASTPPAEMAVLHNACFNPDEACFPFGVRFLASCAVDFLKKK
- a CDS encoding AbgT family transporter; amino-acid sequence: MSREVGAAEKKGKFESFIKWIEIIGNKFPHPFWLFVLLSLIVIFLSYWLAQKGVSVTYMAAKAGEAPTEAKAAVVNLLNYDSLRAFLAGFVRTYVNFAPLGLVLTMMLGIGLVEQTGMISALMRKLILGAPNSLVTAVVAIVGINANLASDAGIILTPVIAAAVFKALGRNPWVGIAAGYAAASGGFTANLFVAGTDALLAGITKSAIEGAANIPPDVPVHPLINWYFMIAATFVLTFLTVYVTEKYTVKLLGDTTGATDAEELKQHAVTPAENRGLLLAFVALVLYVGLIVWLTYPQGSLFRNPKDGSIVPSSPLLSSVMPILFFLFFFVGIAYGLGSGTIRKSEDIPKLMGKGISGSIGFMVVVLPASLFVELFRMSRFDVILSVRGADWLKAMNLGGVPLLLMFIVLVTFLNLFMMSGSAKWLILAPIFVPMFAQVGFTPALTQVAYRVGDSCTNIITPLSYYLPVVIGLLEQYKKEGDPEVGIGTVISMAMPYTLFYIVGFTILLIAWYLLGLPLGPGVSSLLV
- a CDS encoding ABC transporter substrate-binding protein, producing MRKLLTGMMICLLAAGASYGADDVIKIGFFNCLTGQNAFGGQLELEGAELAHAEIPEVLGKKIELIVVDNKSDKVEAANAVTRLIDRDKVNAIIGTYGSSLAIAGGEVAETAGIPVMGTSCTNPLVTLHKRFYFRACFIDPFQGSGAATYAIRSLGFKKAAILTDVANDYSVGLSSFFKQAFSKLGGQVVSEMRYQSGDQDFTAQLTEIISKKPDIVFLPAYFSEGAIILKQAKELGATFRFMGGDAMDNPEVVTLGGEAVEGFMHTTFAYDPSMKDMNPVAQNFTEKWKKAHPNKDPNVNAALGYDAYILIADAIRRAGSADPAHIRDALEQTKDVPTVTGITTMNATHDAEKELGIVEIRNGKKLFIGTIKPEV
- a CDS encoding branched-chain amino acid ABC transporter permease, which gives rise to MTLNMFVQHTVNALGLGSLYGLIAIGYTMVYGILRLINFAHGDIFMLGAYFVFFTTIQFKLPWELGVAIAILGATICGLLVDRIAYRPLRSAPRISALISAIGVSFFLENLATVVFTGMPRAVVQPPWLMRPILLGEVRLVPLGIMVPVISFVLVALLLWIVYKTKPGLAMRSISFDIETTRLMGVSVDKIIALTFALGSALAALAGIMWALRYPRVEPFMGVFPGFKAFIAAVFGGIGSIPGAMVGGVILGFVEIMSIAFFPTLSGYKDAFAFILLIIILLVRPTGLMGEKLEEKI
- a CDS encoding branched-chain amino acid ABC transporter permease, whose product is MNKKTRNFILNAIALAALVAFLAWAPANLDRYRLRIINLIAINAILGLSLNLIYGMTGMFSLGHAGFMAIGAYVSALLILTAEQKTAMWILEPIMPWLLPLHTPFIVSLIAAGLVAAFFGLLIALPVLRLGGDYLGIATLGFAEIIRILIVNLTPVTNGSLGLKGIPAHTDLWMSYGCLFVVLIFMIRLMKSNFGNVLRAVRDDEIAARTMGINTFRTRVLAFTIGSFGGGLGGALMGNLITAIDPKMFMITQTYSLLMIVVVGGLGSITGSIIGAVLITTMLEWLRIVENPLTIGSFHIPGIPGMRMVIFSVLLILVIIFRREGIMGTREFSWDWFFPKEKNDKKGKREISAKEGGDVR
- a CDS encoding ABC transporter ATP-binding protein encodes the protein MTDRNGTPSPLLQIRELTLRFGGLVAVNNLSMTVAEGSIAGLIGPNGAGKTTVFNVITGFYRPTAGRVEFDGQLLTGLPPHKTCAAGLSRTFQNIRLFHSETVLQNVMIGSYVRQKGTWWQNMVPFLFPAAAQEERKIRENAMELLEHLGLAEQADAIASSLPYGAQRRLEIARALATRPKLLLLDEPAAGMNPQESMELLSFIRRLRDDFNLTILLIEHDMKVVMGVCEHIWVLDRGLLIANGTPSEIRENPQVIEAYLGQNAPTGQSGENIAEEAAHA
- a CDS encoding ABC transporter ATP-binding protein, which encodes MLDIKNLNIWYGGIHAVKGIDMTIGKGDIVTLIGANGAGKSSTIRAIAGLVRGYKGDIAYTKPDASSSISLKGLQPEEMVKMGISLSPEGRRILPQLTVRENLLLGAYSRSDKEGIEEDIEHVYSLFPRLKERYAQKGGTLSGGEQQMLAVGRALMSRPDLMMLDEPSLGLAPILVSEVFDIIREINRQGKTILLVEQNAFAALKIANRAYVLEVGAITISGTGQELLQDPRVQAAYLGG